One Thalassotalea sediminis DNA segment encodes these proteins:
- a CDS encoding DUF721 domain-containing protein yields the protein MARKNKLPSDASSLLKSSAGTLSQIAAKTKFLSQLENIIRQSCPDLPDEVWHISNVNKNTCVLGVSSAVWSQRLQFERMNICRQLSEITQGEFNQIEIKVRPFANKMSNNSSPSTERKHLSQNTAKQLEALAASAPDSLKQKLLRLAKLANK from the coding sequence ATGGCTAGAAAAAACAAATTACCGTCAGATGCTTCTAGCTTACTAAAATCGTCAGCAGGCACTTTGTCACAAATTGCCGCAAAAACCAAATTTTTGTCGCAACTAGAAAATATTATACGACAGTCATGCCCTGACTTACCTGACGAAGTATGGCATATCAGTAACGTCAACAAAAACACCTGTGTTTTAGGTGTTTCTTCTGCTGTTTGGTCACAACGACTGCAATTCGAACGAATGAACATTTGTCGTCAACTCAGTGAAATCACCCAAGGCGAATTTAACCAAATTGAAATAAAAGTACGACCGTTTGCAAATAAAATGTCGAACAACAGTTCGCCATCAACAGAACGTAAACATTTGTCTCAAAATACAGCTAAACAACTCGAAGCTCTAGCTGCTAGCGCTCCAGACTCTCTAAAGCAAAAACTATTACGACTCGCCAAACTTGCTAACAAATAA
- a CDS encoding type II secretion system F family protein codes for MAVSAKQAKIAAPKALDVFIWQGVNRKGKKVNGELSAVNMMELKAQLRKQGITPGRVKKKPKPLFGLGGDKALTPADIAEITRQIATMLNAGVPLVQTIEMIGNGHNNGNMQKLLGDIGNKLQSGIPLSDCLREHPRYFDDLYCDLVNSGEQSGSLETIYDRIATYKEKAEALKSKIKKAMTYPIAVLVVAAIVTSILLIFVVPVFKDIFDSFGAELPAFTLLVLAISEFMQAYWYIGLGILFAAGFLFKRAHRKSLKLRDTVDKNILKLPVIGDLLKKAAVARYARTLSTTFAAGVPLPDALESAAGASGNAVFRDAILEIRAEVSSGMQMNLAMRNCNIFPDMVIQMVAIGEESGAVDDMLSKVATVYEQQVDDAVDSLTSLLEPMIMAVLGVVIGGLIIAMYLPIFQIGQVV; via the coding sequence ATGGCAGTGTCAGCAAAACAAGCGAAAATAGCCGCCCCTAAAGCACTCGATGTCTTTATCTGGCAAGGGGTAAACCGTAAAGGTAAAAAAGTTAACGGTGAGCTTTCTGCTGTCAATATGATGGAGCTAAAAGCGCAACTTCGTAAGCAAGGCATCACACCTGGACGCGTAAAGAAGAAACCTAAGCCCCTTTTTGGGCTGGGTGGTGATAAAGCCTTAACCCCAGCAGATATTGCCGAAATTACCAGGCAAATTGCAACCATGTTAAACGCAGGTGTTCCCCTCGTACAGACGATTGAAATGATCGGCAATGGTCATAACAATGGTAACATGCAAAAATTATTAGGCGATATAGGTAACAAATTACAATCAGGTATTCCTCTATCAGATTGTTTACGTGAGCACCCACGCTACTTTGACGACTTATATTGCGATTTAGTCAACTCTGGTGAGCAATCTGGGTCGCTAGAAACCATTTACGATAGAATTGCGACCTACAAAGAAAAAGCAGAAGCGCTAAAATCTAAGATAAAAAAAGCAATGACCTACCCTATCGCGGTATTAGTGGTTGCGGCTATTGTAACTTCTATTTTATTAATTTTTGTAGTACCGGTTTTTAAAGACATCTTTGACAGTTTTGGTGCGGAGCTGCCCGCATTTACATTACTCGTCCTTGCTATTTCTGAGTTTATGCAAGCCTATTGGTATATCGGGTTAGGTATTTTATTTGCCGCTGGTTTCTTATTCAAACGCGCTCATCGAAAAAGCTTAAAATTGCGGGATACCGTTGATAAAAATATTTTAAAATTGCCCGTTATTGGCGACCTGTTAAAAAAAGCTGCAGTTGCACGTTACGCTCGTACACTATCTACTACCTTTGCTGCCGGTGTTCCTTTGCCAGATGCATTAGAGTCAGCCGCTGGTGCGTCAGGTAACGCCGTATTTCGCGATGCAATATTGGAGATACGCGCAGAAGTATCTTCTGGTATGCAAATGAACTTAGCTATGCGTAACTGTAATATCTTCCCTGATATGGTTATTCAAATGGTAGCAATAGGTGAAGAATCAGGTGCTGTTGATGACATGCTATCAAAAGTAGCAACGGTATATGAGCAACAAGTTGACGATGCCGTAGATTCATTAACTAGCTTACTTGAGCCAATGATTATGGCCGTGTTAGGCGTTGTCATAGGTGGTTTAATTATTGCGATGTACTTGCCTATTTTCCAAATTGGCCAAGTGGTTTAA
- a CDS encoding prepilin peptidase translates to MFENFQLLFTEYPLSFYITIGILGLLIGSFLNVVIYRFPKMLEYTWYQECREFLADEISSKPKKEIKQITLSTPSSCCPHCQHKIRFYENVPVLSWLVLGGKCSQCKQAISKRYPIIEAVTAILSVVIAYHYGFEPITLAMLLLTWGLICLTMIDFDHMLLPDQITYPLLWLGLLININGTLVPLEQSVIGAVAGYMSLYSVFWLFKLVTGKEGMGHGDFKLFAVFGAWMGWQLLPLLILMSSFAGAIIGITLMLVKGHQRGQAIPFGPYIAIAGWVCLIWGQSIWQWYLELLH, encoded by the coding sequence GTGTTTGAAAATTTCCAACTTTTATTTACTGAATACCCACTGAGCTTTTATATCACCATAGGTATACTCGGCTTACTGATAGGTAGCTTTTTAAATGTCGTTATTTATCGTTTCCCCAAAATGCTGGAATATACTTGGTATCAGGAATGCCGAGAATTCTTAGCCGATGAAATTTCCAGTAAACCTAAAAAAGAAATAAAACAAATAACCTTATCTACACCGTCCTCCTGCTGTCCTCATTGCCAACATAAGATCCGATTTTACGAAAATGTACCGGTATTAAGTTGGTTAGTTTTAGGTGGTAAATGTAGTCAATGTAAACAAGCCATTTCGAAACGTTACCCTATTATAGAAGCCGTTACAGCAATATTAAGTGTCGTTATTGCTTACCACTACGGTTTTGAGCCTATCACGCTAGCCATGTTATTGTTGACCTGGGGGCTAATTTGTCTAACCATGATAGACTTTGATCATATGCTATTACCCGATCAAATAACCTACCCCTTATTATGGTTAGGGCTGTTAATCAATATCAATGGCACACTCGTACCATTAGAGCAGTCTGTAATTGGCGCAGTAGCTGGCTATATGAGTCTATACAGTGTTTTTTGGTTATTCAAATTAGTAACAGGCAAGGAAGGAATGGGCCATGGTGACTTTAAACTCTTTGCTGTTTTTGGCGCCTGGATGGGCTGGCAACTTTTACCCTTATTAATACTCATGTCTTCTTTTGCAGGTGCAATTATTGGTATAACGCTAATGTTAGTTAAGGGTCATCAACGCGGTCAGGCGATTCCATTTGGGCCTTACATCGCCATTGCCGGCTGGGTATGTTTAATATGGGGCCAAAGCATTTGGCAATGGTATTTGGAGTTACTGCATTAA
- the yacG gene encoding DNA gyrase inhibitor YacG, translated as MTLKVNCPTCNKEVVWQTSSKFRPFCSDRCRLIDLGDWAEENHKISQPVQQDVKLSEEMLDQLEDELLQHSKFFIEPE; from the coding sequence ATGACACTAAAAGTTAACTGCCCTACTTGTAATAAAGAAGTAGTTTGGCAAACATCAAGTAAATTTAGGCCCTTTTGCAGTGATCGATGTCGACTTATCGACCTTGGTGATTGGGCGGAAGAAAATCATAAAATTTCACAGCCAGTACAACAAGATGTAAAGCTTAGTGAAGAAATGCTCGATCAGTTAGAAGATGAATTATTGCAGCATAGTAAATTTTTTATTGAACCCGAGTAA
- the zapD gene encoding cell division protein ZapD, producing MTSILYEHPLNERIRNYLKLEQLFVQVEECLTLEVALSHQVFFNALFAIIDTLERNDIRGDIIKDLEKLEQNLVVWSKSPDVDSSALQETLKETVALLCQLKTPSPQWMTLKDDKFLASLKQRFAIQGGSSSFDLPQLKFWLVQPAQKAQKQQAEWLHLLAHIQQALALILKFIRQRGTFETIKTNNGFFQESGEGLLLLRIKVREDAEYYPTVSGNKFRYSIRFMCPCEQTGRKYCDLAIPFDLARC from the coding sequence ATGACTAGCATTTTATACGAACACCCTTTAAACGAACGGATCCGAAACTATTTAAAGCTCGAGCAACTATTCGTTCAAGTGGAGGAGTGCTTAACGCTTGAAGTCGCGTTAAGCCATCAAGTGTTTTTTAATGCGCTATTTGCAATTATTGATACCCTCGAAAGAAATGACATTCGTGGCGACATTATTAAAGATCTAGAAAAGCTTGAACAAAATTTAGTGGTATGGTCTAAATCGCCAGATGTAGATAGCAGTGCACTTCAAGAGACATTAAAAGAAACCGTAGCATTACTTTGCCAGTTGAAAACCCCCTCTCCCCAGTGGATGACACTTAAAGATGATAAATTTTTAGCGAGTTTAAAACAGCGCTTTGCCATTCAAGGTGGTAGTTCGAGCTTTGACTTACCACAGCTTAAGTTTTGGTTGGTTCAACCAGCGCAAAAGGCTCAAAAACAACAAGCAGAGTGGTTACACTTGCTAGCACACATCCAACAAGCTCTCGCACTTATTCTTAAATTTATTCGCCAACGAGGGACGTTTGAAACCATAAAAACAAATAATGGTTTTTTCCAAGAAAGTGGCGAAGGACTGTTATTACTTCGCATTAAAGTGCGAGAAGACGCAGAGTATTACCCGACAGTAAGTGGTAATAAATTTCGTTATTCTATAAGGTTTATGTGTCCATGCGAACAAACAGGCAGAAAATACTGCGACCTCGCAATCCCTTTTGATTTAGCGCGCTGTTAA
- a CDS encoding M23 family metallopeptidase, producing the protein MSLTLLYRGKNVRFSMKLNKFHWLSALTVFGIISGFVVHLVMSADAVPNSTDFMVKTPENEPEAIAVSKQQVTALTMKLAEMQSQVLRLNALGDRLAEEANIPVTEFNFQAQPPSGGPIESAVSSQSKTLAELLADITQVESSLMFEEKQLKLLESLTLGHHIENTSYLSGRPITKGWLSSYFGTRKDPFTGKPAMHKGVDFAGKEDAEIIATAAGVVSWADRRYGYGNLIEINHGKGLKTRYGHNKEILVKVGDVVAKGQVIARMGSTGRSTGPHVHYEILRNNRQINPIKYVYRKAK; encoded by the coding sequence ATGAGTTTAACACTACTGTACCGAGGAAAAAACGTAAGATTCTCTATGAAGCTGAATAAGTTTCATTGGTTATCTGCGCTTACGGTCTTTGGTATCATATCTGGTTTTGTTGTTCATCTTGTTATGTCTGCTGATGCTGTACCAAATTCTACTGATTTTATGGTGAAAACGCCTGAAAATGAACCTGAAGCGATCGCGGTAAGTAAGCAGCAGGTCACTGCGTTAACGATGAAGCTAGCTGAAATGCAAAGCCAAGTTTTACGTTTAAATGCATTAGGTGACAGATTGGCTGAAGAGGCTAATATTCCAGTAACAGAGTTTAATTTCCAAGCTCAGCCACCGAGTGGTGGCCCAATTGAAAGCGCAGTTTCAAGTCAGTCGAAAACATTAGCAGAGTTGCTTGCAGACATTACGCAAGTTGAATCATCTCTTATGTTTGAAGAAAAACAATTAAAATTGCTTGAATCTCTGACGTTAGGTCACCATATAGAAAATACCAGTTATTTATCAGGTCGACCTATAACGAAAGGCTGGCTTTCGTCGTATTTCGGTACGAGAAAAGACCCTTTTACAGGAAAACCTGCGATGCATAAAGGGGTTGATTTTGCGGGTAAAGAAGATGCAGAGATCATAGCAACAGCAGCAGGTGTTGTCTCTTGGGCGGATCGTCGCTATGGTTACGGTAATCTTATTGAAATCAATCATGGAAAGGGGTTAAAAACGCGCTATGGACACAATAAAGAAATATTAGTAAAAGTCGGGGATGTAGTTGCCAAAGGTCAAGTTATTGCACGTATGGGCAGTACAGGACGCTCAACTGGCCCTCATGTTCACTATGAAATATTGCGAAATAATCGCCAAATTAATCCAATTAAATACGTGTATCGAAAAGCAAAATAA
- the secA gene encoding preprotein translocase subunit SecA has translation MFVKLMTKLFGSRNDRLIKQMRKEVEKINALEPTIEALSDEELKAKTGEFKERLANNESLNDILPEAFAVVREASKRVFGMRHFDVQMIGGMVLNDGKIAEMRTGEGKTLTATLPSYLNALTGKGVHVVTVNDYLAKRDADWSRPLFEFLGLTVGCNIPGMSHPDKKAAYESDITYGTNNEFGFDYLRDNMAFSPEERVQKPLNFAVVDEVDSILIDEARTPLIISGAAEDSSELYKLINTIVPSLDLQNEEDKDEETGQSADFVEGDYTLDEKAKQIYLTERGQIRIEQILQEKGLIEEGDSLFSASNITLLHHVMAALRAHKLFQKDVDYIVKDDEIVIVDEHTGRTMEGRRWSEGLHQAVEAKEGVNIQNENQTLASITFQNFFRIYNKLSGMTGTADTEAFEFNHIYGLETVIIPTNQPMVRKDMADLIYLTAEEKFEAILEDIKDCVERGQPVLVGTISIETSEFLSAYLKKAKIKHKVLNAKFHQQEAEIVAQAGKVGAVTIATNMAGRGTDIVLGGNLDSAIAALKDPSEEKIAKTKEAWQEEHNKVLELGGLHIVATERHESRRIDNQLRGRSGRQGDPGSTRFYLSMEDSLMRIFASERITNMMRKLGMERGEAIEHPWVTKSIENAQRKVEGRNFDVRKQLLEYDDVANDQRKVIYEQRNELMDEADIKDVIANIRSDVVNSVIEQHIPPQSLEEMWDIPGLEERLKGDFAIEMPIAKWLAEDSKLYEETLKEKILENIEQEYQNKEEMVGPDVLRQFEKAVMLQSLDSHWKEHLAAMDHLRQGIGLRGYAQKNPKQEYKRESFELFSEMLENLKHDVVGILSKVRIQAESDVDAVEEQHRKAEEVPKEFTHESASASSNENAIPRVGRNEPCPCGSGKKYKQCHGKLT, from the coding sequence ATGTTTGTAAAGTTAATGACAAAGCTGTTTGGTAGTCGTAATGATCGACTTATCAAACAAATGCGCAAAGAAGTAGAAAAAATAAATGCTCTAGAGCCAACAATCGAAGCATTAAGCGACGAAGAACTAAAAGCAAAAACTGGTGAGTTCAAAGAGCGATTAGCAAACAATGAGTCTTTAAACGATATTTTACCGGAAGCTTTTGCCGTTGTGCGAGAAGCAAGTAAACGTGTTTTTGGCATGCGTCACTTTGATGTGCAAATGATTGGTGGCATGGTATTAAATGACGGTAAAATTGCTGAGATGCGCACTGGTGAAGGTAAAACCTTAACAGCAACGCTACCCTCTTATTTGAATGCGCTTACTGGGAAAGGTGTTCATGTTGTTACTGTTAATGATTACTTAGCAAAACGTGATGCTGATTGGTCTCGTCCATTATTTGAATTTTTAGGTTTAACCGTTGGTTGTAATATTCCGGGCATGTCTCATCCAGATAAAAAGGCAGCCTATGAATCGGATATAACATACGGCACAAACAATGAATTTGGTTTTGATTATTTGCGCGACAATATGGCTTTCTCGCCAGAAGAACGTGTGCAAAAACCGTTAAATTTTGCCGTTGTCGATGAGGTAGATTCAATCTTAATTGATGAAGCTCGTACACCATTGATTATTTCAGGTGCGGCAGAAGACAGCTCTGAACTTTACAAATTAATTAACACTATTGTCCCTTCACTCGACTTACAAAATGAAGAAGATAAAGATGAAGAAACAGGACAATCTGCAGACTTTGTTGAAGGTGATTACACTTTAGACGAAAAAGCGAAACAAATTTACCTTACTGAACGTGGCCAAATTCGCATAGAGCAGATCTTACAAGAAAAAGGTTTAATTGAAGAGGGCGACTCTCTGTTTTCAGCGAGCAACATTACTTTATTACATCATGTAATGGCTGCGCTAAGAGCACACAAACTTTTCCAAAAAGATGTTGATTACATTGTTAAGGATGATGAAATTGTAATTGTTGATGAGCACACTGGCCGTACAATGGAAGGTCGACGTTGGTCAGAAGGTTTACACCAAGCGGTAGAAGCGAAAGAGGGTGTAAACATTCAAAATGAAAACCAAACACTTGCCTCTATTACTTTCCAAAACTTTTTCCGTATTTACAATAAATTATCGGGGATGACAGGTACAGCCGATACAGAAGCCTTTGAATTTAATCATATTTATGGTTTGGAGACGGTAATTATTCCGACAAATCAGCCTATGGTTCGTAAGGATATGGCTGACTTAATATACCTTACTGCAGAAGAAAAGTTTGAAGCTATTTTAGAAGACATTAAAGACTGTGTTGAGCGTGGTCAGCCAGTACTTGTAGGTACTATAAGTATTGAAACGTCAGAATTCTTATCAGCGTATCTTAAAAAAGCTAAAATAAAGCATAAAGTTCTAAATGCTAAATTCCACCAGCAGGAAGCGGAAATCGTAGCACAAGCGGGTAAAGTGGGTGCGGTAACAATCGCGACTAACATGGCTGGTCGTGGTACAGATATTGTACTTGGTGGTAATTTAGATTCTGCAATAGCAGCTTTAAAAGACCCAAGTGAAGAAAAAATCGCAAAAACGAAAGAAGCGTGGCAAGAAGAGCATAATAAAGTACTCGAACTTGGCGGCTTGCATATCGTTGCAACAGAGCGTCATGAGTCTCGTCGAATTGATAACCAGTTACGTGGTCGTTCTGGTCGTCAGGGTGACCCAGGATCTACGCGTTTTTATCTTTCAATGGAAGATTCGTTAATGCGTATATTTGCCTCTGAGCGTATTACCAATATGATGCGAAAGCTTGGTATGGAACGTGGTGAGGCGATTGAACATCCTTGGGTAACGAAAAGCATTGAAAATGCGCAACGTAAAGTTGAAGGACGTAACTTTGATGTGCGTAAGCAATTATTAGAGTATGATGATGTCGCTAATGATCAACGTAAAGTTATTTACGAACAACGTAATGAGTTGATGGATGAAGCCGATATCAAAGACGTTATTGCGAATATTCGCAGTGATGTTGTTAATTCGGTTATAGAACAACATATTCCGCCTCAATCACTTGAAGAAATGTGGGATATTCCTGGATTGGAAGAACGTTTAAAAGGTGATTTTGCAATAGAAATGCCTATCGCAAAATGGTTAGCTGAAGACAGTAAATTGTACGAAGAAACGTTAAAAGAAAAGATATTAGAAAATATCGAACAAGAATATCAAAATAAAGAAGAAATGGTTGGTCCGGATGTATTGCGCCAGTTTGAAAAAGCGGTAATGTTACAAAGCTTAGATTCACACTGGAAAGAGCATTTAGCTGCCATGGACCATCTTCGTCAAGGTATTGGTTTACGTGGTTATGCCCAGAAAAACCCTAAACAAGAGTACAAGCGTGAATCTTTTGAACTTTTCTCTGAAATGTTAGAAAATCTTAAGCATGATGTTGTAGGCATATTGTCGAAAGTGCGTATACAGGCGGAATCTGATGTAGATGCTGTTGAAGAACAGCACCGTAAAGCGGAAGAAGTACCAAAAGAGTTTACGCACGAATCTGCAAGTGCGTCATCTAATGAGAATGCAATCCCTCGGGTTGGTCGAAATGAACCTTGTCCGTGTGGTTCAGGTAAGAAGTATAAGCAATGCCATGGCAAACTAACGTAG
- the mutT gene encoding 8-oxo-dGTP diphosphatase MutT: protein MSTKEVHVAVGVVINNGQIFLTKRLDNVHQGGKWEFPGGKVEHGESVYGALYRELQEEIAIDTLSCIPLIKISHDYGDKCVLLDVYIVNNYQGEPQAQEGQEEGWYALEELQALDFPKANDAIVEAVISWFKENRVE from the coding sequence ATGAGTACCAAAGAAGTGCATGTTGCAGTGGGTGTTGTCATTAATAATGGTCAAATTTTTCTCACTAAACGACTTGATAATGTCCATCAAGGTGGCAAATGGGAATTTCCTGGCGGTAAGGTAGAGCATGGAGAAAGTGTCTACGGTGCTTTATATCGAGAGCTCCAAGAGGAAATAGCGATAGATACACTATCCTGTATACCTTTGATCAAAATATCACATGATTATGGTGATAAATGCGTATTATTAGATGTGTATATTGTCAATAATTACCAAGGAGAACCTCAAGCACAAGAGGGGCAAGAAGAAGGATGGTATGCCTTAGAAGAACTACAGGCGTTAGATTTTCCGAAGGCCAATGATGCCATTGTAGAAGCTGTTATTTCTTGGTTTAAAGAAAACCGTGTTGAGTAA
- the coaE gene encoding dephospho-CoA kinase (Dephospho-CoA kinase (CoaE) performs the final step in coenzyme A biosynthesis.), protein MSAFVIGLTGGIGSGKTTVSNQLANYGIEVVDADVIARDVVAKDTIGLKRISEHFGSSILTQSGELNRQALRNIVFNNEEEKQWLNNLLHPLIRENILVKLKQANSPYVILSAPLLFENNLQRYTNRNLLIDIEEPLQIARSIKRDNSNEREIRAIIASQMPRTQKQALADDIINNSNLTFDELANKVGAIHNQYLALAKN, encoded by the coding sequence ATGTCTGCGTTCGTTATCGGTTTAACAGGTGGCATTGGTAGTGGCAAAACTACCGTATCAAATCAACTAGCCAATTATGGTATCGAAGTTGTTGATGCAGATGTTATCGCACGCGATGTTGTCGCAAAAGATACAATCGGCTTAAAAAGAATAAGCGAGCACTTTGGTTCGAGCATTCTAACACAAAGCGGCGAACTGAATCGTCAAGCGCTCAGAAACATTGTATTTAACAATGAAGAAGAAAAACAATGGTTAAACAACCTGCTTCATCCGTTAATTAGAGAAAACATTCTGGTAAAACTCAAACAAGCGAACAGCCCTTATGTCATCTTATCAGCCCCTTTACTGTTCGAGAATAACTTACAACGCTATACCAATAGAAACCTATTAATCGATATAGAAGAACCACTACAAATTGCTCGAAGCATAAAGCGTGATAACAGCAATGAAAGAGAAATTCGCGCGATTATTGCTAGCCAAATGCCAAGAACGCAAAAACAAGCACTTGCCGACGACATTATTAACAATTCAAACTTAACATTTGACGAATTAGCAAATAAGGTAGGGGCTATACACAATCAATACCTTGCCCTAGCAAAAAATTAA